The genomic window CGCCTAAACATTTCGATTTATCCTATAGCCTAGAATATGTTTCAGCCTTGGTCTCCGGATGGGCGTTGAAATTCAGGCGCAATTCCTTTCCCCTAAGTGATCACGCAGACTTCCCAAATCTAATAAAGTTTGTTGGTGATTGCAGCCCTAAGTTAGTCTTAACATATCATGGGGGAAGATTCAATAGCATCTTAGCGAAACACATTGAGAAGAAACTTAAGATAAGGGCTTACCCAATTGACTTGATCACGACAAATTTCTGCCAGCAGTAACTTAAATAATAGGAAGCTCGAACAGCACGTGAAAGAAGACATGTCTCAGCCATGGGTAGCTAACGCTTATTTCTCTCCTTTCCTCTAAGAATATGGAGATAGAGAACCTTGAATAGAGTTAAAAGATTCTGGAAAAACTTGGTGAGAAATCCGTACTTTCTGGGATTTGTAAGTCTTTTATGGCTTCTTTTCAGGTCTGGGACTAAACCTTCACGGATTATTTATCCATGTCAGAGGGCGTCTGCAACCATAAGCTTTTATCTTTTAATATATCCGCTCTTCGCTTCAATACTTATCTTTCTCAAGAAATTTCTAAGAATATCATCTTACGCCAAAAGGGTTTCCGGCAGAAAGATTTTATCCGTTTCTCTAATATCCCTATCAGCAATAGTCACCGTCTTAGCAGTTTACGCCAACATAATTATTAATCCCGAAACAGTGTTAAGTGGGAGGGCAACATTAATTGAGAAAAAGACCACTGTTTCATTAATACGTGTTAATGGGCGGCCCCTTGAAGAAGCGCTGAAGGAAGCCATTGATCTCGTAGGTGGAATAGACCATTATATACCGCCTCAATCAAAAGTTCTCATCAAACCAAACATAGTTAGAAAACAGGAGCCGCCGGACACCACTGATCCAGCCATAGTTGAAGCGTTGATTAATATTATAAGAAGCAGAAATCCATCTGTAATTTGGGTAGCTGATGGAAGCGGTGAAGGTAACACCCTTGAAAACTTTAAGGCTTTAGGCTATCTGCCAGTCGCCGAGAGAACAGGGGCTATTCTCGTCGACTTAAACCATGGCGACATGGTTAATGTTCCGGCAGGGGGCATTGTCTTCAATAGTTTCCAATTTAACCGCATAGTTGTGGAGGCCGACGTCTTTATATCTCTAGCATGTATGAAAACCCACTCTCAGGCCGTAGTAACATTAACGATGAAAAATCTCATAGGAATAGCTCCCGGCTCGTTGTATGGATACCCGCCTAGCCCAACAAAAGTGATTCTACATGAGAAGGCGGAAGTGAAGGGCGATCGATACATGGCGGGCGTGATAGTTGATCTATGTAAGGCTAGAAAAATCGATTTAGCGATAATCGATGGCAGAATCGCCATGGAGGGGGAAGGGCCGCATGAAGGTGACCCGGTGAAACTCGACCTGTTAATAGTTGGAGCGGATCCGGTTGCAACCGACGCTGTGGCTTCAGCGATAATGGGCTTTGATCCAGAGAAGGTGCCGACCTTGTATCTTGCCAATCAAATTGGGCTTGGAACAAACAATTTACATGAAATTGAGATTAAAGGTGAGAGGATTGAGGATGTTTTCTATCCATTTAGACCAGCTCCTGGACATGAGGGTTTTCAGATACTTTCAAGTACTGAACGTGAACTCTATAGATGGAGAATGAACCTGATTTGCATTAGCGCTTCTCTTTGGATCATAACGCTGTTAGCTGCGGGATGGAGGCGGGGCGTCGCCTCCACAAACGATAAAATTCGTCTGAACATGAATATATAATTCAAAGATGTTAAGGTTGCAGGAGGCGGCTAACGAATTGCCGTAATATGGAAAGATTTATTAAATGTCTGGCTAGATTGATTGTGGGTGTTTAAAATGATTAGGCCCGTAGCATTTAGGAATAAGGGTCAACAGATAATAGGGGTTCTCCATAAGCCCGACAATATTAAGCCTCATGAGAAGGTTCCGGGAATAGTTATGTTTCATGGCTTTACTGGCAATAGAAGCGAGGCCCATAGGCTCTTTGTCCAAATAGCTAGAGGGCTATCCAGCTGCGGTTTCGCTGTTCTACGTTTTGATTTCAGGGGTTCAGGGGACAGTGATGGAGACTTTGAAGATATGACACTGCCAGAGGAAGTAAGCGATGCTGAGAGAGCCGTAACATTCTTACTTAGGCAGAGGAATGTTGACAGGGAAAGGATTGGTGTCATAGGCTTAAGTATGGGTGGTAGGGTTGCGGCAATCCTCGCTTCAAAAGACAAGAGGATTAAGTTCGCAGTTTTATATTCGCCGGCTCTAAGCCCATTAAAGGAAAGGTTCCTTTCATTAATGAGTAAAGAGGCTTTAGGGAGGCTTGAGTCTGGTGAGCCAATAGAGGTCTCCAGCGGATGGTACCTGAAAAAAGCATTTTTCGAGACCATTGACTACATAGTCCCCCTAGACATAATGGGCAAAATTAGGGTTCCAGTCTTGATAATACATGGCGATCGAGACGAGGTTATACCAGTGGAGGAATCCGTGAAAGCCTATGAGCGGGTCAAGGGCTTAAATGAGAAGAATGAGCTTTACATAGTTAAAGGTGGAGATCACACATTCTCTAAGAGGGAGCATACTTTAGAGGTTCTAAAGAAGACAATTGAATGGTTAAACTCATTAAATTTAATTCATTAAATTTAATTTAATGTAGCTCCAAAAACATTCTCCAATCTATTGATATGGACTGTTTTTAAGCTTTTCCCTAAGAATCTTAGCTGTATACTTGAAGGCTTTCTCTAGATCCCCAGCCCCATTAACACCCGCAGAAGTCGAATGCCCTCCACCCATCCCGTGAAGGTATTCGCCCAATATTTTCGCGAGATCTCTACCCAAATGTATCCCAGTCTTATTGTAGAATTCGCTGCTGGATCTTAAGCTGATAGATATTTTATCTTTGTCTTGAGAGCCGACTATCGCTAAGCTTGCTCCAACATCTACAAGCGCTCTTGCGGCCGATGCTTGAAAGGAGCCGACATGCGAGAAGGCTATAACCCAGCCATATATCCGCATGAGCCTCATTCTTCTACAGGCTTTAAGCCGAGCTATACGCTCAGAAACATCCATCGGCACTAATAGGAGCTGCAATATTTCTTGGGCGTCGACGCCGAGATCTATGAGCTCAGATATCACCTTAAATGTTGAGGAGGAAGCCAAGGTAAAATGCCTTGTATCGAAGGCGATCCCTAAAAATAGGGCTTCAGCAACGTCCCTTGAAGGCTTAACATTGGCCTCCTTAAAAAAATCATGGATTATTTCACAGGTAGATGAGAGATCCTCTCGGCATACGCATAGAGACGTAATTTTCACAGTCTCTGGGTGAGGGGTATGGTGGTCAATAACGATTTTTGGGGAAGCGGACTCGCATACGTTTTTCCTCCACTCGCCCAGCTGCTGCACAGTGCTTGTGTCCAACATGAATATTATGTCGGCCTTACTGAAATTCGGTTTCTCATTCTCCACCCTCATTGAGAAACGCTCCAAAATACTCTTGGATACTTTGCTAACGCTTTCAGGCGACGCAACCTCAACCTCAATTTCAGGCTTAAAATATTTCAACAGTTTGATAAGGGCATAGGATGAGCATATGGCATCAGGGTCCGCGTTCTGATGGCATAAAATTAACGCTGACTTAACCCCCCTCTTCTCCACAATGTCAATTATTTTCTGAAAGGAGCAACCCATTTTTTCAACCTTAAACTCTTGATACCCAATGAGACTAGGATTGAATCTCTTCCAGATATTTTTCAACGGCTTCAAAAGCGGCCTTTATAGATTCTTTAGCAATTTCATCAGCATTTATATTCTTGCAAAGCGGCGAAAGCGTTAACTCAACTTCTATATCGATATTCAGAGAATCCAAGCTTTCCAAGTCAACCGATATGGAGGCATCCGATATGTACTCTTTAGGAACCTTAGACGTGATATATTTTCTCGCAGCCCTCTCAGCTATTTCGCATATTTTCTCTAGATCCTCATACGACAATGAGCTTACTGGACGTTTACTCAAAGCATACGGCACCTAAGCGTAGCCTCTGTCCATCTTTATGCTGGTGATATTGGCTGCAAATCTTTTTGGAGCTTCTCCTGCAGCTCTTTTATTTGGCTTCTGAGCCTTTCCTCCTGCTTCGTGAGGACTGAAACCCTCATTGTAGCGATTTCTTTTCTCTCGGCAAGCTCGCTGGTAACTTTAGCCTTACTCGTCCTTATGAGTAAGGAGCCTATCGACTTATAAATCACCGCATCATCTGGGGTTTTTTCAATCTCGCTTAAAGCCCTGTCAATTTCAAGAATCTCTAAATCGAGCTGCTGTTTCTGCGCTAAAACCGTCTGGAGCGTCTCCTGTAGTTGCTGCAACCTAAGGAGCCTCTCCTGAACCGCTGGCGGTAGCTTAATCTCTTCACTCATACTTCACTACCACCACATATTATATAGCGGGTAACATTAAATACGTCTTACAAATAATATTTGGGTTGTCGCAATTAAAGGTTTCCAAAATCCTTCTAACTAGGCGCTTCTACTCCAGAACTCTTGAGGTAGAATAACCCTACAGGCTTTCTCTTGAACCCACTTTTTCTCCAAGTTATATCTCGATAACGGTTTTGTTAAGTGTCTTTCTGATCTAGGCGGCGCAATGTATAGTCCCGGCTTAACGTCCCTCTCAACCTTAACTGCCACTTTCGTGAGCTTCGGGCCGTGAAAGCCGCACTTGTAGCACTCGAACCCCTTGCCTCTACCCATAGATTTCATCCTCTTACTGCAAACCGGGCATAGCGGATTCTGAAGAATAATTCTGTCGGCTAAACTGAGAACCTCGAGCTTCTCAACGTTTATAGTCATGGGGTTCTTCCTAGATCTTGGGCGAACCCCGCCATAAACCTTCACTTGATCGCCCTCAGTTAACATACAGGCTATTTTTCGTAGGTTGCCGCTCTCCTCGTAGGCTGCGCAATCCACTGCTCCCGTCTCATCCCATATACGGAATATTACATGTCCCCCGGGGATAATTTTAGGAGAACCCTTAATCCAACCTTGAACTATTACCGGATGATATGGCCTCACATCCCTTATAGAGCGAACCGCTCTTAAATGCGCATCAGTTCCATGATTTGTCCTAAAAATAACCCAGCGGTCTATTGGCTCATAGGAGTGGATCATCTCATGCGCAGATTTAACCGCCTCCGGCGTCTCGCCTCTAATACCATAGAGTACTGGATCCGGCCCCCTAGGAGTTATCAGAATCCTGCCGGTCTCGGGGTCAATGTTGTTAAACGTTAAATTAACCATTTTTTTATCCATCTCTATCACCGACGATTCGTCGATTTTTCTGGGGGTTCCCCAATTCTCCCTCCTCCTATAGGCTATTAGTTCAAATGTATGGTCCCAGCTCAAGGTTTCGCCGATGGCGGCTAGCCCTCCAATAATCCCTCGCCTACTATTGTAGCCGACAGCTTCAGCCTTAAACCTCCTTATCACCTTTAAGGCATACTTAATGCTTACAATCCCTTGGATGGTTTCCTTGGCAAACCTCTCGATTTCCTCAGGCACCTCGCCCACAAGAAAAACAATTCCCGGGTCGGTTCCTCTATAGCTGAGATCCGAGTTTTCCTCGATGACTTCGATCGCCTCCTCTTTCACATCCTCATATAGGCTGTCTTCGCATATGATTCTCAGGCAGAGCGCCCCATTGCCGCGGGTTTTCCAAGGAACATTTGGGTTTAATCTAATGAGGTTCGGGTAATCTGCGAATTGAACCCCCATCCTGCAAAACCTTTCGATCATTAGCGCTGCAACGTAGGTTGTACATCCACCTCTAGGTGAATCGGTGTCGTCGAACCCTATATGCAGCTTCATTTGCCTAACACTTCCCTAAATATGCCGAATATGCCACATATATTTGGCGATTCATCTTATGAAGGATGGTGAAAAGCAAAGTTAATATCTTTTTAAATAAAAAATAGTATTGCCGGATGAAGAGAAGGCATTTGATTGAGGTGATGATAGATCAGAGTTAAGCTGACGGCAAAAATATTATCTTGTAAATTATTGTCTCGCTTATAACTTCATGAGCGCCCATTCAATTTCGTCTCTTGCTGATAGTTTGCTGCTACTCTTTTTTCATCTCCTCAATAACTATCATCGTTAATGTGGATCTAACCTTATTTATTCTGCGTATCTTCCATGTAACTATGTCTTTAAGCTTCTCCATAGATTCGGCTCTAACTTTAGCCACTATGTCATAAACTCCATAGACGCTGTAAGCCTCTTCAACTCCTTCAACCCTCTTAAGCTCATTTAAAACTTCTCCCTCAGACCCTATCTCCGCATTTATTAAGACGAACGCTATTGGCATAAGGATCCCTCAAACAATTAATATTGTTTAAATGCTTAAAAACCTTCTTAATTTTTGTTGAAAACTCTGTCTGGTGGACGCCATGTCTGAGAAGATCATAACAACGAGGGAGATGCGCGCCTTAGACTTAAACGCCGAGTATTTCGGGATCTCAAGGCTACAACTAATGGAGAACGCTGGGAGAAGCGTCGCCGCCGAGATTGCGTCGCGTTTTAAACCATCAAACACGAAAATCTCCGTTTTCTGCGGTTTAGGTGGAAATGGCGGAGACGGCTTTGTCGCGGCAAGGCATCTAATATGCATGGGCTTTAAAGTTAACGTCTTACTCGCCGGAAGGCAATCCGACATAACCAACGAGGAATCTAGAAGGAACTGGGAGGCCTTAAGATCGTTACGCAAGTCGTTAACTCTACGCGAGGTTTACGATTCATCGCTTATACCTGATGTTGAAGCCGATGTCGTTGTGGACGCGCTTCTAGGAATAGGTTTAAAAAGCCCCCCTAGACCACCCATCTCACAAATGATAGAGAAGATTAATGAATTAGATGCCTTCCGAGTCGCGGTTGACGTCCCGAGCGGAATAGACTCGGATACAGGCGCGGTTTTAGGCGAAGCCGTAAAAGCGCACTTGACAGTTACATTTCACAAGCCGAAGCCGGGCCTTTTAAAAGCCAAGGAATATGTCGGCGAGTTAATCGTCAAGCAGATAGGGATCCCGGAAGAAATTGAAAGTTTTGCTGGACCGGGCGATGTTTTAACCATATTAAAGCCTAGGCCGCCGGAAGCCCATAAAGGCGATTTCGGCAGGTTGCTTGTAGTTGGGGGAAGCGAGACATTCAGCGGCGCGCCCACTTTGACGGCTTTGGCGGCTTTAAGGGCTGGCGTAGACCTAGTTTACATCGCGGCGCCCCGTGAAACAGCTTACGCTATATCCTCGATATCGCCGGATCTTATAACTCTTAAGCTTGAAGGAGACCATTTAAGTGTAAGAAACATGCCGATAATAAGGAGCTACGTGGAGAGGGTGACGGCCATCGCTATAGGTCCAGGCTTAGGCTTACATAAGGAGATTGAAGAAGCCGTTAACGAGATAGTGGAGGCGGCTGAAAAGCGGGGGATCCCAATATTGCTTGACGCTGATGGATTAAAAGCATTCGCTAACTTTAAGCATAGGCTTAAGACGCCAGCGGTCCTGACCCCCCATTTAGGCGAGTATACTCTTTTAGCTGGCGAGAGGCCGCCGGAGGATCTTGAGGGAAGAGCTGAGCATGTGAAGAAGACGGCCGAGGATCTTAACGCAGTTATACTCTTAAAATCCCACGTAGACATAATTTCGGACGGCTTCAGAATTAAATTTAATTTTACCGGGAACCCGGGCATGACCGTTGGCGGCACAGGCGATGTGCTTTCCGGCATAGTTGCTGCTTTTCTATCTCAAGGTATAGATCCGTTTGAGGCTGCTGTGGCCGGAGCCTTCATTAACGGCGCCGCCGGAGACTTTGTGGTGGCTGAAAAGGGCTATCACATGGTTTCTAGCGACCTCATTGACTGGATACCGAAAGTTATGAATGATCCTATAAGCCATATGAAGATTAAGAGGCAGATGAGGGGGCAACCATGAGCGTAGATCTTCTACTGCCCTTAATCCTCTTCTCAATAATTGCGGCGTCGCTGCTAGTTTATAGGAGATTTGAGAGAAGGGTAAGGGGAATTTTAGAGGATAAGAAGCTTAAAGCCCATGAAGTGATCCTTATAGCCGCATCCATGGGCATATTTGTTACATTAATCGCCCTAATGCCGAGCTACTTGATCCAGACGCTCTTTCTATTCGCTTACTTCTATATGCTGCTAGTGTTCTCATACCTTATTTTAAATAAATGGTTTTTAGCGATATTTCCGCCAATAGCTTTCTTAGCCGCCTACCTCTCAACGATCTATCTGATGCCAGAAAACTCTCTAGCAGCGTTTATCTCCATGAACCTTTTAGCGGCATTCTTCGCAATCATGGTTATCATATACATGAATTTCCTCTTCTCATGGAAGATCACTGTAATCTTCGCAGCACTTTTAACAATAATGGATTTCATACAGGTTTTTTGGACGGGACACATGGTTGAAGCAGCCTATAAAATGGAAGCCCTCCGATTACCGGTAACTATATCCTCGCATCTTGCAAAGCTGGGTTTAGGAGATGTTTTTCTATCCGGACTCTTATCAGCGCAGACAGCTGCCAAGTATGGTCTCAGAACAGGTCTCGTCGTCGCTGCGGCAATAAGTGTATCCTTATTCATCTTCGAAATACTGGTTCTTAACTCCCTCATAGGCTACAGTGTTTTCCCAGCGACGATAATCGTTTTATTGGGTTGGCTTCTTGGAGTAGGTTTTCAACTTCTTAAAAAGGGGATTAAAAGTTGAAGAAAAAAATTAAAGGGAGACTCTATTACAAAAATTCTTAATGGAGACTGTTTTCCTCTATGAAAACTTTTATCCTCTTTAGGCCTTCTTTTATGTTTTCCTCTGAGGCAGCATAGGAGATTCTCAGGTGCTCTCCATCACCCTCGTTTTTATGCCCAAAGTGAATATCAGATAAGACAGCTACACCGGCCCCGTAAAGCAGGCGCGCCCTGAAATCTTCAGAATCCTTTGCGCCGACAATCTTGCAGGCTTCTGTAACATTTGGCCAAGCGTAGAAGGCTCCCTTAGGCTTTAAGCAGCGGATGCCTTTAATTGAGTTTAAGCCATCAACTATTATTTCCCTTCTTCTCCTAAAGCTCTCAATCATTCTTCTCGAATCGTCTTGCGGGCCCTTTAGCGCAGTTAACGCCGCGTACTGATTTGGGTGTGGTGCACATGACTCGGTGTTTGTCACCCAGCGGGCTAAGTGTTGGGCGAGCTTCGGGTTCGCTGCAAAACCTATTCTCCAGCCGGTCATCGCATATGTCTTTGAGACCCCGTCTACGATCACCGTTCTCTCCAGCATTCCATCTATTGAGGCTATACTAACGAATTCGCCGTCATAAACCATTTGAGAGTAAACTTCATCTGAGAAAACCCATAGATTATCGTAGCGTTTCACTATATCGGCCATTTGCTCAAGAGTTTCCCTATCTAAAACCCCGCCCGTAGGGTTGTGGGGTGAATTCAATATAAGCAGCCTAGTCCTCTCATTAACTATTTTCTCCAAGTATTCCACGTCTACTTTGAAGCCATTTTTTTCAAGTATTGGTAGTGGAACCGGCACTGCGCCGTACGCTCTTATCAAAGATTCATATATTGGGAAGCCGGGGTTAGGGTAGATAACCTCGTGGCCTTTACCATGATCAGTAACCGAAAGTATAGTATACCCTATGAATGGTTTAGCGCCGCATGCGACCACAACCCATTCCGGCTTAATGTCAATCCCCCTAGTCTCAGAGAAATATTCAGCGATAGCCTCCCTGAGCTCCGGTATCCCAGCCGAAGGTGTATATCCAGTTTTTCCACTTCTTATGGCTTCTATTGCGCCCTCCTTAATGTAGTTTGGTGTGTCAAAATCTGGTTGGCCTATGCAGAAGTTCATTATGCTTTTGCCCCTTCTAACCATCTCGTTTACTTCCCTTAAGACATCGAAAGCCGTTTCGGTTCCGAGATTTCTCGTTCTCTCTGATATATCTGGCATCATTATTCCCTCGCAACCATTTAGACCTATACTTGGCTAATCCCCTATTTCTTAAGAGGTACTTACTAAAAAATTTTCCCTTAAAAATAACGTATAAATAATTCAACCCGCAATGTCTAAAACTGTTTGGGGGTGGATAGTAATGCTTAAGGCTGAGTATAAGGCTGAGGGAGGCAAGCTGATTAAGGTTCAGATGACTAAAAAGGGAGATAAAATAGATTCAATAAAAATAACCGGCGACTTCTTTATGCATCCGGAGGATCTTATCGATGATCTTGAAAAAACCCTTCTAGGCTGCCCCCTCGACGAAAACATAATAGCGGAGACCGTTAAACGCTTCATTAGAGATAGAGATGTGATGCTGCTGGGCGCAACCCCCGAAGACTTTGCGAAATGTATAATTAAGGCGGGTGGTAGAGATGGCTGAGAAGTGGCGTCTACTAGACACTGGCGTTAACGATGCGTTTTATAATATGGCTTTAGATGAAGCTATAGCGGTAGCCAGATCTAGAAACATTGTTCCGAACACCATACGCTTCTTTAGATGGGAGCCTTCAGCCGTCTCCATAGGATACTTCCAAAGCATGGAGGAAGAGGTGGACATAGAGGCTTGTAGGAGATTAGGCATCGACTACGTTAGAAGAAGGACCGGGGGCGGAGCCGTGTACCATGACCTTAATGGAGAACTAACTTACAGCATAATAATCAATGAAGATCATCCGCTGGTCTCCAGAGACTTTCAAAAAACATACGAGAACCTTTGTTCAGGGTTGGTTAGGGGGCTTAGGCTTCTAGGTGTTCCCGCAGAGTTTAAACCAATAAACGATATAGTTGTTGGGGGGAAGAAGATTTCTGGAAATGCCCAAACAAGGGGAATGGGCGTTGTACACCAGCATGGCACAATACTCCGCGATGTAAACCCGACAATAATGTTCACGGTGCTTAAGGTTCCCAGCGAAAAGATCCGTGACAAAATGATAAAATCCGCGGAGGAAAGGGTAACCTCAATAAAAAGATATTTAGGGAGAGAGGTTAGCTTTGAGGAACTTAAACATGCTTTAATAAAGGGTTTCGAGGAGTCTTTTGGAATAGAGCTGGTGCCCGGAAAAGTAGATGTTTTCGAAGAAGAGTTGGCGGTAACTTTGAAAAGAGAGAAATACTCGACTAGAGAATGGAATTTCAGGAGGTAGAAGAACTAGCGGCTAGACTTGTCGATCGCTCGCTTTCATCTTTCCTTTTTTCAGCTCATCGATAACATTTAGTATTTCTTTAACTATGACTTCTGGGGGCGTCATTAAATCATTACAATGTATGTCTCTTAGGACCCCTTTTTCCCTGTAGTAATGTATTAGCGGCTCCGTGCTTCTCCTATAAACATTTAGGCGCTCCCTAATAACATCGGGTTTATCATCGTCTCTTTGGTATAGCTCGCCGCCACACGCATCGCAGACCTCGTCCACCCTCGGTTTTAATGTAAGCCTATTATATATGGCTCCACACTGCCTGCACACAAGCCTGTTAGATAAGCGCTGGACAATTATTTCGTCCGGCACATTCAGGTTTACAACTAGATCTATCTTGGAAATTTTTTCAAGTTCTTCAGCCTGCCTTAAAGTCCTTGGAAAACCGTCAAGTATAAAGCCCCTCTGGGCATCGGGTTTCCTAAGCCTATTAACCAGCATAGCAATAATTATTTCGTCCGGCACCAGTTCACCCCTATCGCTATACTCCTTAATCCGCTTTCCAATCTCCGTCTGAGCCTTTATCTCCTCACGAACCATATCGCCAGTAGAGATATGCGGGACACCAAGTATCGCGGTGAGCCTAGAGGCATACGTCCCCTTCCCAGATCCAGGCGGGCCAAGCATAACGATTCTCATATAGGCCACCATGGCATAGGTGTTTAGCGTTAAATAAGAGGTAGAGGGAGGCTCCACATAAATGTTTATTTATCTTAAAGTTTGGTAAATCGTGGATTTTTTAACCTCAGCTTTCATCATAAAAG from Candidatus Bathyarchaeia archaeon includes these protein-coding regions:
- a CDS encoding adenylate kinase, which produces MRIVMLGPPGSGKGTYASRLTAILGVPHISTGDMVREEIKAQTEIGKRIKEYSDRGELVPDEIIIAMLVNRLRKPDAQRGFILDGFPRTLRQAEELEKISKIDLVVNLNVPDEIIVQRLSNRLVCRQCGAIYNRLTLKPRVDEVCDACGGELYQRDDDKPDVIRERLNVYRRSTEPLIHYYREKGVLRDIHCNDLMTPPEVIVKEILNVIDELKKGKMKASDRQV